The sequence CTCCTTATTAAGTAAGCGTTTACTTTATCTTACATTAACTATCTTACTTCTTTTTCAGAATTTTTTCAAAAATTTTGTCTGGAAATTTCAAACTGATTATCTGAATATGCCCCAAAAAAGAGAGGACTCTCATTCTACCATTATCCTATATTCATCTTACCTTTAGAAACCTTTGTTTTATTGCCCACATATAAAAAATCAGATAATCCTAGTGACTACCTGATTTTTTATGTTTTATAATCTATCTAATAAAACTACTATTGGAATTATTGAACAAAATACTTTCACATAGTAAATTATTATCGAGAAATCATCATACTATTTCACTAAGCCCAGCAACTCCTCATAACTAGAAACAACGCCATAAATATATTGATCACTAATTAGTCCCGCCTTAACTAAAGCTTTAAAATGAACACGAGCACAATCGATTTTACCTTTTTCAGATTGTTTTAATTGAAGACTAGACATAGAACCCTTGGTTTCTGCTACAAAATAGATATGCTTTACACTACCTTCTCTAAATGCTATCGCCCAATCAGGATTGTAATCTCCAAGAGGTGTAGAAATTTTAAACTTCCCAGGTAGTTTTACATATACTCGAACATCCTCATACTGCTCTAAGGATTCTTTAAACTTACGCTCGATATCTGAATCCACCTTTACAAAGTTATAGATTCCCTTCGTAGATTCCAGCAAATGATCATCCGAAAGTTTCGCTGTTTCTGCATTATCGTAGAATAAATCCAAATCGTATTCATCTTCTAAAATATTGTATTGAATATGCTTGATTATTTGAGCTGCTTTTTGCTCATTAATCAACTTCGATACTTTTAAAATAAATTCTTCTGGGTTTTGTTTGAACTTTTCAAACTTATCAACTTTAATCTTACTCAGAATTTCTGCTACTACTTTACGAGTTAGACCTGTATGATCTGCTACTTCTCCTAACAAATCATACTGAGTCGCAATTTGACTATTTTCGATATACTCCTGAGAACGAGCATTTTCTCCAACATCTAGTTTCAAACCTTCTTTTGTCATTTGATCTGCACTGGCTTGGGTAATATTGTACACTGGTTGACTGACCACTAGCTTCTCATTAATATAAGCAACAGACTGCTCTATTAGCTCAGTATCATCAAAAGTAACTTGATAAGCTGTTTTACGATTAATCTGATTCCAAAGTGACAAGAATTCTTTTCGAGCGATATTTTCTTTATTTACTTCCTCAGAGAACTGCACTGTTGTATTGTTTGCATTTTCGATCTCATATTTTCCAGGCTGGTAGATACTTTCAAGTACTTCAACAACTTGTTTCTCAAAGCCAGGAAGTGTATCTGATAAGTTCAACAGATTATTTTCCTTGGCAGTAAAATAATTTGCAGTCAGTTGACCTTTCTTATCAATATATCCCTGACTAATCAAATCAAACTGAATGGACTCTGCCTGCTCTTTGGTGATTCTAACCTTTTCTCCTGCTTCGTTTTCGATTACTTTATTTTCAAATAAGGCAACATCAACTTTTACAGGACGATCAGCTAACAACTCTTTCAACTCTGCTTGTAGCCCACGCGCAAATTGATCATAGCTTTCATTTGCAATGATAGTCAATTTGTTGATTTCATGGACTTCACTCTTTAAAAGTTCCGAATCTTGACGTACACCATCTTGATCCACGGCCAAACGCATCCCACGGCCAATCTCTTGTCGTTTCCGTGTCTCTGCTGATGACTTCTTTAAAGTACAGATTTGAAAAACATTGGGATTATCCCAACCTTCTTTTAAGGCTGAATGCGAGAATAGAAAGCGTACTGGTTCCTCGAAACTCAACAAACGTTCCTTATCTTTCATGATCAAATCATAGGCATCTTTATCATTTGATGAATTGCTTTTCTTTTCACTAGCAGATTTGTAATCCACAAATACCGTCTTATCTGACTTTTTCACTTTATCAACTGAAAAGTAACCCGCATGAACTGCATTGCCATCAAGATGAGATTCCAAATAACGATAATAAGAAGAGGGTTCTTGAGTCTGTAAGAATTGTCTAACTTGACTTTCATACTCATTTTCAAAGATTTGAGCATACTCCCCATTGTGAGGATCATTTTGTGCATCATATTGCTTATATTTTGCAACCTCATCAATGAAGAAAAGAGAAAGAACCTTAATTCCACGATTATAAAGTCTACTTTCTTTCTCTAGGTGACTCTTAATGGTCTCACGAATTTGAATTCTCCGCATACTCGACTCATCCACTTCACCCATGACCTCTCCAACATATAATTCCTGCGTCGCTCCGACTTGGATTTTATTGTCTCTTGCGTTAAATTGACTCAATGTCATACCTTGATAGGAAGACAGATTACCCGATTCAGCATAAAGGTCAAAAGGTTCTTCAATTATCCTTGTTTTACGTTTTACGCCCGACTGAGTTCTTACCTCGAACTCTATCTTAGCCTTTGGAGAACCAGATTTCTGAGGAAGGAGTTCTTGCAAATACAGATAACCTTGTGTCCCAGTTGTTCCAGCTTGTTCGATAGCCTTCACCGCAATTTTCTTAACCAATTTTTGATTATAGGCATCCATGGCATCCAATCGATAAACCATGTCATACTTTTCTTTATGAGTAGCCGAATATCGAAGGGTAAAGAGAGGCTTAAAGTCTTTTAGTCGTTCTTTGGTCTGCTTACCTTCAACAGACTGGGGCTCGTCGATAATCATGATTGGGTTCATGGCTGCTAATACGTCAATTGGACGACGCCAGCGAAAACTTTCCTGCTCTGCATGGATCCGTCTGGCATCTTTCCCTTTGGCATTAAAAGCCTGGGAGTTGATGACCATGATTTGGAGGTCCGACGAGTTAGCAAAACTATCTAGATCTCCTAGACGG comes from Streptococcus oralis and encodes:
- a CDS encoding type III restriction-modification system endonuclease, which codes for MKLQFKEQQFQLDAVSAIADIFQGQNKQTGIRYMADPGRQKSDEVDLVLDAYRNAPIQLDQEAIRSNVHAVQTRLGLRPSEILSVDMVADRPAYNFSIEMETGTGKTYTYIRTIMELNKRYGWLKFIIVVPSVAIREGVLKSLQIMTSHFQMEYGKQPRYFVYDSSRLGDLDSFANSSDLQIMVINSQAFNAKGKDARRIHAEQESFRWRRPIDVLAAMNPIMIIDEPQSVEGKQTKERLKDFKPLFTLRYSATHKEKYDMVYRLDAMDAYNQKLVKKIAVKAIEQAGTTGTQGYLYLQELLPQKSGSPKAKIEFEVRTQSGVKRKTRIIEEPFDLYAESGNLSSYQGMTLSQFNARDNKIQVGATQELYVGEVMGEVDESSMRRIQIRETIKSHLEKESRLYNRGIKVLSLFFIDEVAKYKQYDAQNDPHNGEYAQIFENEYESQVRQFLQTQEPSSYYRYLESHLDGNAVHAGYFSVDKVKKSDKTVFVDYKSASEKKSNSSNDKDAYDLIMKDKERLLSFEEPVRFLFSHSALKEGWDNPNVFQICTLKKSSAETRKRQEIGRGMRLAVDQDGVRQDSELLKSEVHEINKLTIIANESYDQFARGLQAELKELLADRPVKVDVALFENKVIENEAGEKVRITKEQAESIQFDLISQGYIDKKGQLTANYFTAKENNLLNLSDTLPGFEKQVVEVLESIYQPGKYEIENANNTTVQFSEEVNKENIARKEFLSLWNQINRKTAYQVTFDDTELIEQSVAYINEKLVVSQPVYNITQASADQMTKEGLKLDVGENARSQEYIENSQIATQYDLLGEVADHTGLTRKVVAEILSKIKVDKFEKFKQNPEEFILKVSKLINEQKAAQIIKHIQYNILEDEYDLDLFYDNAETAKLSDDHLLESTKGIYNFVKVDSDIERKFKESLEQYEDVRVYVKLPGKFKISTPLGDYNPDWAIAFREGSVKHIYFVAETKGSMSSLQLKQSEKGKIDCARVHFKALVKAGLISDQYIYGVVSSYEELLGLVK